A genomic region of Paenibacillus sp. PL2-23 contains the following coding sequences:
- a CDS encoding 2-phosphosulfolactate phosphatase: MQVQVISSVKEACSAKFTQKTAIAIDVLRATSTIVTALSAGAASIVPAETVMDARAMQRPGDVMGGERFCRKIAGFDLGNSPKEYSELAVKGRRVILTTTNGTRAIHKSMRADYVLAASLLNAEACARAAVELKRDVVILCAGSHDDFAIEDGLCAGLLVEHMKAISPAPIECDDFGFAMHAMYRERASRILETLRSGQSGRRLQKLGSKGDIDDCANVDSLPIVPCLNGEQIIVRRSIS; the protein is encoded by the coding sequence ATGCAGGTCCAAGTCATATCCAGCGTGAAGGAAGCCTGCTCGGCTAAATTTACGCAAAAAACGGCAATCGCCATCGATGTGCTTCGTGCCACCAGCACGATCGTGACCGCACTATCGGCTGGGGCGGCCAGCATTGTTCCCGCGGAAACAGTTATGGATGCCCGGGCGATGCAGCGGCCTGGCGACGTGATGGGCGGAGAGCGGTTCTGCCGCAAGATCGCCGGCTTTGATCTAGGCAATTCCCCGAAGGAATATTCCGAGCTCGCCGTGAAGGGACGCAGAGTCATCCTGACGACAACGAATGGCACAAGAGCCATTCACAAATCGATGCGAGCGGACTATGTCCTCGCCGCGTCCCTGCTGAACGCAGAAGCATGCGCGCGCGCTGCTGTGGAGCTGAAGCGGGACGTCGTTATATTATGCGCCGGCAGCCATGACGACTTCGCCATCGAAGACGGCTTATGCGCGGGTCTGCTTGTGGAGCATATGAAAGCAATCAGCCCGGCACCTATTGAATGCGACGATTTTGGGTTTGCGATGCATGCCATGTACCGGGAACGCGCTTCGCGCATTCTGGAGACGCTGCGCTCCGGCCAATCCGGCAGAAGGCTGCAGAAGCTGGGGTCGAAGGGAGATATCGACGACTGCGCGAATGTGGATTCGCTGCCAATCGTGCCATGCTTGAATGGGGAACAAATCATAGTGAGGCGGTCTATCTCTTAA
- a CDS encoding phosphosulfolactate synthase: MRIAELDNWHPLLQDPSCKRGQARSQGLGKTMVIDKGMGLYAFKDFLEVAGSYVDIVKLGFGTAVLYDQELLREKLQLATARGVITMPGGTLLEAAIEQGAVGSFLDTICSLGFTGVEVSDGTIEIDRIRRTRLIKECARRDLTVTTEYGKKAAGSLIDPEELAFTAHCDWEAGAELVTVEARESGTNVGLFDKNGECRTDVLDEVLQKIGQSGALMWEAPLKSQQAELLLQFGASVHLGNIAPADALSLEAMRRGLRSDTFHFGQRPAFTDYMI, translated from the coding sequence ATGAGAATTGCCGAACTGGACAACTGGCATCCGCTGTTGCAAGACCCTAGCTGCAAGCGCGGCCAAGCTCGAAGCCAAGGACTTGGCAAAACGATGGTTATCGACAAAGGCATGGGACTTTATGCGTTCAAGGATTTTTTGGAGGTCGCCGGATCTTACGTCGATATTGTAAAGCTGGGCTTTGGTACGGCCGTGCTGTATGACCAGGAGCTGCTTCGCGAGAAGCTGCAGCTGGCGACCGCCCGCGGCGTCATTACCATGCCGGGAGGCACGCTGCTGGAGGCTGCGATAGAGCAAGGCGCCGTTGGCTCTTTTCTGGATACGATATGCTCGCTTGGCTTCACCGGCGTAGAGGTGTCGGACGGCACCATCGAGATCGACCGTATCCGGAGAACGAGGCTGATCAAGGAATGCGCAAGGCGGGACCTGACGGTCACTACCGAATATGGCAAAAAAGCCGCGGGCTCGCTCATCGACCCCGAGGAGCTGGCCTTCACCGCACATTGCGATTGGGAAGCCGGAGCGGAGCTGGTGACGGTAGAAGCGAGAGAATCGGGGACTAATGTCGGCTTATTCGACAAGAATGGCGAGTGCAGGACCGATGTACTGGATGAGGTATTGCAAAAAATCGGGCAAAGCGGCGCGCTCATGTGGGAGGCCCCCCTCAAGAGCCAGCAAGCGGAGCTGCTGCTCCAGTTCGGAGCTTCCGTGCATCTGGGCAATATCGCGCCCGCGGATGCGCTATCCCTTGAAGCCATGCGCAGAGGCTTAAGGTCCGATACCTTCCACTTCGGGCAGCGCCCGGCTTTCACCGATTATATGATTTAA
- a CDS encoding YqhV family protein encodes MLNKIVLSMAMLRLLSGSIEICAALIMLRFNQIDKALLVNSSLALVGPLVLLATTTIGLVGLSDKLSASKFIWVAVGVTCLMIGILKK; translated from the coding sequence TTGCTGAACAAAATTGTCCTGAGCATGGCGATGCTTCGTTTGCTGTCGGGCAGCATTGAGATATGCGCGGCACTCATCATGCTCCGCTTCAATCAAATTGACAAGGCGCTCCTCGTCAATTCATCGCTGGCGCTTGTCGGTCCGCTTGTCCTGCTCGCAACAACGACGATTGGGCTGGTAGGGCTGTCAGATAAGCTCTCCGCCTCCAAATTCATATGGGTGGCTGTGGGCGTTACTTGTCTCATGATCGGCATATTAAAAAAATAG
- the spoIIIAA gene encoding stage III sporulation protein AA, with protein MLSHVSHLLPLELKRLLEDLPAEVKGSLEEIRIRENRPLEIAYRGGFRFIAPDGSLKLHAEGAVRPTPEQCRKLLERITNYSLYAMEEELRRGYITVSGGHRIGLAGRTILDGGMVRGIRDIGGFNIRIAREVIGAASHLLPKLMDSGKGTIGSTLILAPPQQGKTTLVRDVARSLSYGCSGVLEPFSFLGKKVGIVDERSEIAACVRGIPTFDIGPRTDVMDACPKAEGMMMLLRSMSPEVLIADEIGRPEDADAIREASHAGVSVVATAHAYDVQDAKGRPELAKLIESGTFTHLVELRRTADGIMHRITNAGGVLSSQPSGAKGRDQPQGFGLLGLTAAARSRAGEP; from the coding sequence ATGTTGTCCCATGTTTCCCATTTGCTGCCGCTGGAGCTGAAGAGGCTGCTGGAGGATCTGCCTGCGGAGGTTAAAGGGTCACTGGAGGAAATACGCATACGAGAGAACCGTCCCCTGGAAATCGCGTACCGGGGCGGCTTCCGATTTATCGCGCCGGACGGGAGCTTGAAGCTGCACGCCGAAGGGGCGGTCAGGCCTACACCGGAGCAATGCCGCAAGCTGCTGGAGCGCATTACCAACTATTCCTTATACGCAATGGAGGAGGAGCTCCGAAGAGGCTATATTACCGTATCCGGCGGCCATCGAATTGGACTGGCCGGCCGGACGATATTGGACGGCGGCATGGTCAGGGGCATCCGCGATATTGGCGGCTTCAACATTCGAATCGCGCGCGAGGTCATCGGAGCCGCCTCCCATCTGCTGCCGAAGCTTATGGACTCCGGCAAAGGCACCATCGGCTCCACACTCATTCTTGCACCGCCGCAGCAGGGGAAGACGACGCTTGTGCGGGATGTCGCACGATCGCTCAGCTACGGCTGCTCAGGCGTGCTGGAGCCGTTCTCGTTTCTGGGCAAGAAGGTTGGCATTGTAGATGAGCGTTCCGAGATTGCCGCATGCGTCCGAGGCATCCCGACCTTCGATATCGGTCCGCGAACGGATGTAATGGATGCCTGTCCCAAGGCGGAGGGCATGATGATGCTTCTGCGGTCCATGTCGCCTGAGGTGCTGATCGCGGATGAAATCGGCAGGCCGGAGGACGCGGACGCCATACGTGAAGCGAGCCATGCGGGAGTAAGCGTGGTGGCGACCGCTCACGCGTACGATGTGCAGGACGCCAAGGGTCGTCCCGAGCTGGCGAAGCTGATTGAGAGCGGGACGTTTACTCATCTGGTTGAGCTGAGACGAACGGCGGACGGCATCATGCATCGCATTACGAATGCGGGAGGCGTCTTGTCATCCCAGCCATCCGGGGCAAAGGGAAGAGATCAGCCGCAAGGCTTCGGATTGCTTGGCCTCACAGCCGCGGCGCGAAGCCGGGCGGGAGAGCCATGA
- the spoIIIAB gene encoding stage III sporulation protein SpoIIIAB, whose amino-acid sequence MKLLGAMLILIAGTLIGFQQAARFADRPKQIRMLVHALQRLETEIGYGHTPLPEALERTAHATEEPVAAMLNETALLLAQAEGLTFQQCWEKAIKLRWKETSLRPSEQGVLLRLGSTLGISDKEDQMKHLRLAVMQLQAEEETARDDQRRYEKMWKSLGALLAVLIIILMV is encoded by the coding sequence ATGAAGCTGCTGGGAGCGATGCTTATCCTGATAGCGGGGACGCTGATTGGCTTCCAGCAGGCGGCCCGGTTCGCGGATCGGCCCAAGCAGATCAGGATGCTTGTGCACGCGCTGCAGCGGCTGGAGACGGAGATCGGCTATGGCCATACGCCATTGCCGGAAGCGCTGGAGCGTACGGCCCATGCCACTGAGGAACCGGTTGCGGCCATGCTGAACGAGACGGCGCTATTGCTAGCGCAGGCGGAAGGCTTGACCTTCCAGCAGTGCTGGGAGAAAGCGATCAAGCTTCGCTGGAAGGAAACCTCGCTACGGCCCAGCGAGCAGGGCGTGCTGCTTAGGCTCGGCTCAACGCTTGGCATTAGCGACAAGGAGGATCAGATGAAGCATCTGCGATTGGCAGTCATGCAGCTGCAGGCAGAAGAAGAGACGGCAAGAGACGATCAAAGGCGATATGAGAAGATGTGGAAGAGTCTCGGAGCATTACTCGCTGTGCTGATCATCATTTTGATGGTGTAA
- the spoIIIAC gene encoding stage III sporulation protein AC, whose product MNMDVSAIFQIAGIGIIIAMIHSVLKQMGKEDMAHWVTVIGFVVVLFMVVRLLNDLFQEIKTIFLFQ is encoded by the coding sequence ATGAATATGGATGTCAGCGCCATCTTTCAAATCGCTGGAATCGGCATCATTATCGCAATGATTCATTCCGTTCTGAAGCAGATGGGGAAGGAAGATATGGCGCATTGGGTAACGGTTATCGGCTTTGTAGTGGTGTTGTTTATGGTTGTTCGGCTGCTTAATGACTTGTTCCAGGAAATCAAAACGATCTTTCTCTTCCAGTAG
- the spoIIIAD gene encoding stage III sporulation protein AD, giving the protein MEIIQIVGLGLMATVLILVVKEQKPMFAFLLAAFTGLFIFLYVIGQIEAVIAVLEDLANRAGIPSIYLQTVLKIIGIAYIAEFGAQIVRDAGQESIASKIEFAGKVFILVMAIPIINVIVETVIGLLPSGGGGA; this is encoded by the coding sequence GTGGAAATCATTCAAATCGTCGGTCTCGGCCTTATGGCAACCGTGCTTATCCTTGTTGTCAAAGAGCAGAAGCCGATGTTCGCTTTTCTTCTGGCGGCATTTACGGGCTTATTCATATTCCTGTATGTCATTGGCCAAATCGAGGCTGTTATCGCGGTGCTGGAGGATCTGGCGAACAGAGCGGGCATTCCTTCCATCTATCTGCAGACGGTGCTCAAAATAATCGGCATCGCCTACATTGCCGAATTCGGCGCGCAGATCGTCAGGGATGCGGGGCAGGAGAGCATCGCCTCCAAAATCGAATTTGCCGGCAAAGTGTTTATTCTGGTGATGGCGATACCGATCATTAACGTCATCGTGGAAACAGTCATCGGGCTGCTGCCTTCGGGAGGAGGCGGAGCATGA
- the spoIIIAE gene encoding stage III sporulation protein AE — protein MRALSRGPDRFSKARLYLFLWICFAIYTISPVNAGETNAPEAGVQVEKMMEEQAELAGMEPVESYWNQLRDEYGGFFPDRQMPGFKDMLMPGGGFKMADVLEGLLRYLLHEILYNGKLLVTIVMLSVFSMVLETLQNAFERNTISKVAHSITFMVLVIIAVNSFHVAIGYAREAIEDMMTFMLAMVPLLLTLLASMGNLVTVSVLHPLIIFMIHVVGTAIYTVVFPLLFFSAVLHIASSLTDKFKVTQLANLLRTIAVGTLGVLLTIFLGVISVQGATGAVTDGITLRTAKFVTGNFVPVVGRMFSDAADTVISASLLAKNAIGLAGVIILLFLCAFPALKILTLALIYNLSAAVMQPLGDSPIVSCLQTIGKTMIYVFAALAAVSLMFFLAVTIILTAGNAALMVR, from the coding sequence ATGAGGGCGCTGAGCCGTGGACCAGACCGCTTTTCCAAGGCCAGGCTGTATCTGTTTCTCTGGATTTGCTTCGCCATATACACCATCTCGCCAGTGAATGCCGGGGAGACGAATGCGCCGGAAGCTGGCGTGCAGGTCGAGAAGATGATGGAGGAGCAGGCGGAGCTGGCCGGCATGGAGCCTGTCGAAAGCTACTGGAATCAGCTGCGCGATGAATACGGCGGGTTTTTCCCGGATCGGCAAATGCCGGGCTTTAAGGACATGCTGATGCCGGGCGGCGGCTTCAAAATGGCGGATGTGCTGGAGGGGCTGCTCCGCTATCTCCTGCACGAGATTTTGTACAATGGCAAGCTGCTTGTGACGATCGTTATGCTGTCGGTATTCAGCATGGTTCTGGAGACGCTGCAGAACGCGTTCGAGCGCAATACGATCAGCAAGGTCGCTCACTCCATCACATTTATGGTGCTTGTTATTATCGCTGTCAACAGCTTTCATGTTGCGATTGGCTACGCCAGAGAAGCGATCGAGGACATGATGACCTTTATGCTGGCCATGGTGCCGCTCCTGCTGACGCTGCTGGCTTCCATGGGCAATTTGGTAACAGTGTCCGTGCTGCATCCGCTCATTATATTTATGATCCACGTGGTTGGCACCGCCATTTATACGGTTGTATTCCCGCTGCTGTTCTTCTCTGCGGTGCTTCATATCGCAAGCTCGCTGACGGACAAGTTCAAGGTGACGCAGCTGGCCAACCTGCTCCGCACGATCGCGGTGGGAACGCTTGGCGTTCTCCTCACCATATTCTTAGGGGTCATATCCGTTCAGGGAGCGACGGGGGCGGTAACGGATGGCATCACGCTGCGCACGGCAAAATTCGTCACAGGAAACTTCGTTCCTGTAGTTGGGCGGATGTTCTCGGACGCGGCGGATACAGTCATATCGGCATCGCTGCTGGCCAAAAACGCGATTGGACTGGCCGGCGTCATCATCTTGTTGTTCCTATGCGCCTTTCCCGCGCTGAAAATATTGACGCTGGCGCTCATCTACAATCTGTCTGCGGCAGTCATGCAGCCGCTGGGCGATTCGCCGATCGTATCGTGCCTGCAGACGATCGGGAAAACGATGATCTATGTATTCGCCGCTCTGGCAGCCGTCAGCCTCATGTTTTTCCTGGCGGTTACCATTATATTGACGGCGGGCAACGCGGCCCTCATGGTGCGTTGA
- the spoIIIAF gene encoding stage III sporulation protein AF, protein MIGWLSDWLRDIIAVILLAVLVELLLPNKAMQRYARLVVGLFILLTILSPLLRLLQEDIGDRLEAGMQLWDERTVRQEIKMPSLEEIQQRAEAIQADRIEEAGRMTAAALEQSMERAIEQETGAVVDAVQVQLRWDEVRGGEKMPVIESVSVTLEAAPPQTFGAQEERRAEVEAIAPVDIQVRAGSEAEQKEPMPAGSGGKRIYVEAGGGLSSEVQGLLARNWGVKPGQTTIRIAASDEAAGS, encoded by the coding sequence GTGATCGGTTGGTTGAGCGACTGGCTGAGGGATATTATAGCCGTTATCCTGCTTGCGGTGCTGGTGGAGCTGCTGCTCCCGAACAAGGCAATGCAGCGATATGCGAGGCTGGTGGTTGGCCTGTTCATCCTGCTGACCATTCTCTCGCCTCTGCTGAGGCTGCTGCAGGAGGATATCGGCGATCGATTGGAGGCCGGCATGCAGCTGTGGGATGAGCGGACGGTCCGTCAGGAGATTAAGATGCCAAGCCTGGAGGAGATCCAGCAGCGAGCGGAAGCGATTCAGGCGGATCGCATCGAGGAAGCTGGCAGAATGACTGCCGCCGCCCTGGAGCAGTCCATGGAGCGGGCGATCGAGCAGGAGACGGGGGCAGTCGTAGATGCGGTCCAGGTCCAATTACGGTGGGACGAGGTGCGAGGCGGCGAAAAAATGCCGGTAATCGAGAGCGTGTCGGTTACGCTGGAGGCAGCTCCCCCGCAGACCTTCGGAGCACAGGAGGAGCGGCGGGCGGAGGTCGAGGCGATCGCTCCAGTCGATATTCAAGTGCGAGCCGGATCAGAAGCTGAGCAGAAGGAGCCAATGCCTGCTGGCAGCGGGGGGAAGCGGATTTATGTAGAGGCGGGCGGCGGATTATCCAGTGAGGTACAGGGTCTGCTGGCCAGAAACTGGGGAGTGAAGCCAGGCCAGACTACCATTCGAATAGCGGCAAGCGACGAGGCTGCCGGCAGCTGA
- the spoIIIAG gene encoding stage III sporulation protein AG has translation MAKWLDGLESALGGGPGGPKRIRTLRLLLLVGGIGAALMLINSFLPYKEIDTPAQDPNPPPGAEQAWSQSTSPSSPFEAIEGKLESRLKDILEKIVGVGGVDVMVTVESTEEIVVEKEKSESQSITDENDRNGGVRHITSISKDGKVVLYEVSGDQKPIITKTLNPRIRGVIIVAEGSENATVRQLIIQAVERGLSVSTNRISVIPSKQ, from the coding sequence ATGGCGAAATGGCTGGACGGGCTGGAATCGGCCTTAGGCGGAGGGCCTGGCGGTCCCAAGCGGATCAGGACGCTGAGGCTGCTGCTTCTCGTCGGCGGAATCGGAGCGGCGCTGATGCTCATCAATTCCTTCCTGCCTTACAAGGAGATCGACACGCCGGCCCAAGACCCTAATCCCCCTCCCGGCGCCGAGCAGGCATGGAGTCAATCCACGTCGCCGAGCTCGCCGTTTGAGGCAATCGAGGGGAAGCTGGAGTCGAGGCTTAAGGATATTTTGGAGAAAATTGTGGGCGTGGGCGGCGTTGACGTGATGGTGACTGTAGAATCCACTGAGGAAATCGTGGTGGAGAAGGAGAAGTCGGAATCGCAATCCATTACCGACGAGAACGATCGGAACGGGGGGGTGAGGCATATTACCTCCATCAGCAAAGATGGCAAGGTCGTCTTGTACGAGGTGTCCGGGGACCAGAAGCCGATTATAACCAAAACGCTCAATCCCCGAATCAGAGGGGTCATCATCGTCGCCGAAGGCTCGGAGAACGCGACGGTGAGACAATTGATCATCCAGGCGGTGGAACGTGGTCTCAGCGTATCGACGAACCGCATTTCCGTTATTCCGAGCAAGCAATAA
- a CDS encoding SpoIIIAH-like family protein yields the protein MNTKRQTIWLVSMLSLMVVLSAYYLFTQDLDDVDKLSGSNQPSSNVTEVVGGSGEVVPSEVVQAGDQSADGMTEEEILKEIERQGLAESGLFSELMAKRDQQNEDELNRLLAQVTNLDNDAEESAAAMAGVDQLEEKNAKIMELEAALKEQYNMAVISQEDDRYKVIVTSQSLEKKDAAHIIDQIMTAMEVGAHQVSVQYVPEAR from the coding sequence ATGAATACGAAAAGACAAACGATTTGGCTTGTATCGATGCTTAGTCTGATGGTCGTTCTCTCCGCTTATTATTTGTTCACACAGGATCTGGACGATGTCGATAAGCTGTCTGGCAGCAATCAGCCCAGCTCGAATGTAACGGAGGTAGTGGGAGGCAGCGGCGAGGTTGTGCCGAGCGAGGTTGTTCAGGCTGGCGACCAAAGCGCGGACGGAATGACGGAGGAGGAAATTCTGAAGGAAATCGAGCGTCAAGGCCTAGCAGAGAGCGGTCTGTTCAGTGAATTGATGGCCAAACGCGACCAGCAGAACGAGGATGAGCTGAATCGCTTGCTGGCGCAGGTGACCAATCTGGACAACGATGCAGAGGAATCGGCCGCCGCGATGGCCGGCGTGGATCAGCTTGAAGAGAAAAACGCGAAAATCATGGAGCTGGAGGCAGCGCTCAAGGAGCAATACAATATGGCGGTAATCTCCCAGGAGGACGACCGTTACAAAGTGATTGTAACGAGCCAAAGCCTGGAGAAAAAGGATGCTGCCCATATTATCGATCAAATCATGACGGCAATGGAGGTCGGCGCGCATCAGGTTTCGGTGCAGTACGTGCCGGAAGCGCGCTAA
- the accB gene encoding acetyl-CoA carboxylase biotin carboxyl carrier protein, which yields MFKLSEIKELVKLIDQTSVQELEIENEGARLHIRKPVKTEVVNVQAAPITHTYSQPPVAAVVQQAAAPAVQAAAPEAVPTKAPAADLHQIVSPMVGTFYSAPSPDASNFVKVGDRVQEKSVVCILEAMKLMNELEAEVSGEIVEILVTNGQLVEYGQPLFLVKAD from the coding sequence ATGTTCAAGTTGAGCGAGATTAAAGAGTTGGTCAAGCTAATCGACCAGACATCCGTTCAGGAGCTCGAAATTGAAAACGAAGGCGCACGCCTGCATATCCGCAAACCCGTTAAAACCGAAGTGGTGAATGTGCAAGCGGCTCCAATTACGCATACATATTCGCAACCCCCTGTTGCAGCGGTTGTGCAGCAGGCTGCAGCGCCGGCCGTACAGGCCGCTGCTCCGGAAGCGGTTCCGACCAAAGCTCCTGCAGCCGATCTGCATCAAATCGTATCTCCGATGGTGGGCACATTCTACAGCGCGCCGTCCCCGGACGCTTCGAATTTCGTGAAGGTCGGAGACCGTGTGCAGGAGAAATCCGTTGTATGTATCCTCGAAGCGATGAAACTGATGAACGAGCTGGAAGCCGAAGTAAGCGGAGAGATCGTCGAAATTTTGGTAACCAACGGTCAATTGGTTGAATACGGACAGCCGCTCTTCCTTGTGAAAGCGGACTAA
- the accC gene encoding acetyl-CoA carboxylase biotin carboxylase subunit, giving the protein MKFQKILIANRGEIAVRIIRACRELGISTVAVYSEADRDSLHVRLADEAYCIGPTLSKDSYLNLTNIMSVATLTECDAIHPGYGFLSENADFAEICESCNITFIGPSPDAISKMGDKAVAKLTMKSANVPIIPGSDGLIESMDEAIMVARDIGYPVIIKATAGGGGKGIRIAEDEESLISQITTAQQEAQKAFGNAGVYLEKYLTGMKHVEIQIMADKHGNAVHLFERDCSVQRRRQKLVEEAPCPVLSPELREQMGQAAVRAALAVQYSGAGTLEFLLGPDGKFYFMEMNTRIQVEHPVTEMITNVDLIKEMISVAEGNPLSFRQEDLRINGWSIECRINAEDSERNFMPSAGHIPFYLPPGGAGVRVDSAVYPGYTISPHYDSMIAKLIVWGATREEAIARMKRALSEFAIEGIRTTIPFHMKLLNHPKFVKGDFDIKFLEEHDINAPTAARSAE; this is encoded by the coding sequence GTGAAATTCCAAAAAATATTAATCGCTAACCGCGGGGAAATCGCAGTTCGGATTATTCGCGCATGCCGTGAGCTGGGAATCAGTACGGTTGCGGTGTATTCCGAGGCGGATCGCGATTCTCTGCATGTCCGCCTTGCGGACGAGGCCTATTGCATCGGGCCGACGCTGTCGAAGGACAGCTACTTGAATTTAACCAATATTATGAGCGTTGCCACACTTACAGAGTGCGACGCCATTCATCCAGGCTATGGCTTCCTGTCCGAGAACGCGGACTTCGCCGAAATTTGCGAGTCTTGCAACATAACGTTCATTGGACCATCTCCTGACGCGATCAGCAAGATGGGCGATAAGGCGGTTGCGAAGCTGACGATGAAATCCGCCAACGTGCCTATTATTCCAGGCTCCGACGGCCTCATCGAAAGCATGGACGAAGCGATTATGGTCGCCCGCGATATCGGATATCCCGTTATTATTAAGGCGACTGCAGGCGGAGGCGGCAAAGGCATCCGTATCGCGGAGGACGAGGAATCGCTGATCAGCCAGATTACAACCGCCCAGCAGGAAGCGCAGAAGGCGTTCGGCAACGCGGGCGTGTATCTGGAGAAATATTTGACGGGCATGAAGCACGTCGAAATTCAGATCATGGCTGACAAGCATGGCAATGCGGTGCATCTGTTCGAGCGTGACTGCTCCGTGCAGCGCAGACGCCAGAAGCTTGTTGAGGAAGCGCCGTGCCCGGTTTTGTCGCCGGAGCTTCGGGAGCAAATGGGGCAGGCGGCCGTTCGCGCGGCGCTGGCCGTTCAATATTCAGGAGCCGGCACATTGGAGTTTTTGCTTGGACCGGACGGCAAGTTTTATTTTATGGAGATGAATACGCGCATACAGGTTGAGCATCCCGTTACCGAGATGATCACGAATGTAGACCTGATCAAGGAAATGATCAGCGTAGCAGAGGGTAATCCGCTGTCGTTCCGCCAAGAGGATCTGCGCATTAATGGCTGGTCGATCGAATGCCGAATTAACGCTGAGGATTCTGAGCGGAATTTTATGCCGTCGGCTGGACACATTCCGTTTTATTTGCCGCCGGGCGGCGCGGGTGTTCGCGTAGACAGCGCGGTATACCCTGGCTATACCATATCTCCACATTATGATTCCATGATCGCGAAGCTCATTGTATGGGGAGCAACACGCGAGGAGGCCATTGCGCGCATGAAGCGGGCATTGTCCGAATTCGCAATTGAGGGCATTCGTACGACGATTCCATTCCATATGAAGCTTCTGAACCATCCCAAGTTCGTGAAGGGCGATTTCGACATTAAATTTCTGGAGGAGCATGACATTAACGCTCCGACCGCTGCAAGAAGCGCGGAATAA
- a CDS encoding Asp23/Gls24 family envelope stress response protein — protein MSTIAAEYEKTEIGTIQIAPEVIEVIAGLATVEVKGVAGMSGGFAGGIAELLGRKNLSKGVKVEVGQREAAVDVSVIIEYGNKIPGIAAEVQQNVKRSIEMMTGLHVVEVNVHIHDVHFKQAERLEEEDAQHRVK, from the coding sequence ATGAGTACGATAGCTGCGGAGTATGAGAAAACAGAAATCGGTACGATTCAGATTGCACCTGAAGTCATCGAAGTGATTGCCGGTCTCGCGACTGTTGAGGTGAAGGGCGTTGCTGGAATGAGCGGCGGTTTTGCCGGCGGGATCGCAGAGCTGCTGGGCCGCAAAAACCTGTCCAAAGGCGTGAAGGTGGAGGTCGGACAGCGTGAAGCTGCTGTTGACGTATCCGTCATCATCGAATACGGGAATAAGATTCCTGGGATCGCTGCCGAGGTTCAACAGAATGTGAAGCGCTCCATCGAAATGATGACAGGCCTTCATGTTGTGGAAGTGAACGTTCATATCCATGACGTGCATTTCAAGCAAGCGGAGCGTCTGGAAGAGGAAGACGCCCAACATCGGGTGAAATAA
- the amaP gene encoding alkaline shock response membrane anchor protein AmaP produces the protein MRVVDKLLLFLYSIVIGVISVILVCLGFNWLRIEMAADALREIYQRDAVSITVGVIGIVLFLMSLRFFYVSLARGAANSQSIDQRTEFGDIRISMETIENLALKAAAKGKGIKDLRARVRASDEGLEIILRAVIDGEHAIPALTEEIQRVVKTHIEDITGIPVMNVAVFVANVIQTNTIKSRVE, from the coding sequence ATGAGAGTTGTGGACAAGCTGCTGCTGTTTCTATACAGCATCGTGATCGGCGTGATCTCCGTTATCCTCGTATGCCTAGGCTTTAACTGGCTCCGAATCGAAATGGCGGCGGATGCCCTGCGAGAGATATATCAGAGGGATGCCGTCTCCATCACAGTTGGTGTGATTGGCATAGTGCTGTTCCTGATGAGCCTGCGCTTCTTCTATGTGTCGTTGGCTCGCGGCGCGGCGAACTCGCAATCGATTGACCAGAGGACAGAGTTCGGAGATATACGCATTTCTATGGAAACGATTGAAAACCTGGCTTTGAAGGCGGCAGCCAAAGGCAAGGGCATCAAGGATCTGCGCGCGCGGGTTCGCGCTTCAGACGAGGGACTCGAAATTATTCTTCGCGCCGTAATTGATGGAGAGCATGCCATTCCGGCTTTGACGGAGGAAATTCAACGGGTTGTCAAAACCCATATTGAGGATATTACGGGCATTCCGGTGATGAACGTTGCCGTGTTTGTCGCCAATGTTATTCAGACGAACACGATCAAGAGCCGCGTGGAATAG